A single Orcinus orca chromosome 2, mOrcOrc1.1, whole genome shotgun sequence DNA region contains:
- the LOC125963473 gene encoding uncharacterized protein LOC125963473 has translation MKRLYTIRFQLYNILDKVKQQTREELKSTLEELLLLGTALGLIHAFGSRSALSHLYNGEDTRQYLPPRVVVKVFLSGELPGGLPTEWRRFSSPDALPCARRDDQPRGGEARGGGRLGRSFHGRRRGLQLEHVKCVHTVVQNTLSRRRRVRSPGAPARRPSAVGRLVSAAPHVAAGRAERGEHICSASAAHGCPPQFPRPALTRPSTHPPPGSRWTLYLPAAAAGSTTRGSEQLQGLRRRVPKTGRELAAAGLGNLSLPCHQVLAEEGEGRDAAFPVPPARLDLRGLQLPGNSRAAAGPCSARGLLGAGPGRFGTTGPGKSLREGEAGALWAVGKARRGAGIWDARPRAGSETPDPGEVGGAAADSPA, from the exons atgaaaaggctatatactatACGATTTCAACTGTATAACATTCTGGATAAGGTAAAACAACAGACAAg AGAAGAACTCAAAAGCACACTCGAGGAGCTGCTTCTACTGGGGACGGCACTGGGCCTGATTCACGCTTTTGGGAGCCGCAGTGCTCtctctcatctgtacaatggagagGATACTCGACAATATTTACCTCCCAGGGTGGTGGTGAAAGTTTTCCTTTCTGGTGAACTGCCGGGCGGTTTGCCTACCGAATGGAGGCGCTTTTCTTCCCCCGACGCACTTCCGTGCGCGAGGAGGGATGACCAGCCGAGAGGAGGGGAAGCTCGTGGCGGAGGTCGCCTGGGCCGCAGCTTTCACGGGCGGCGTCGGGGCCTTCAGCTGGAGCACGTCAAATGTGTACACACCGTGGTGCAAAACACGCTGAGC CGGCGACGACGCGTCCGGTCGCCCGGCGCCCCGGCTAGGCGCCCCAGCGCTGTGGGCCGACTGGTCTCCGCAGCGCCCCACGTGGCGGCCGGCAGGGCCGAGCGGGGAGAGCATATTTGCTCCGCCTCCGCCGCGCACGGTTGCCCTCCGCAGTTTCCCCGCCCGGCTCTCACCCGACCCTCCACCCATCCCCCTCCCGGATCGCGATGGACGCTGTATCTcccagccgccgccgccggcaGCACCACGCGGGGCTCTGAGCAGCTGCAGGGCCTGAGGAGACGCGTGCCGAAGACGGGACGTGAGCTGGCGGCCGCCGGTCTGGGGAACCTCTCGCTTCCCTGTCACCAGGTCCTggcggaggaaggggagggacgaGACGCGGCTTTTCCTGTGCCGCCTGCCCGGCTCGACCTGCGCGGCCTGCAGCTTCCTGGGAACTCGAGGGCCGCGGCCGGGCCTTGCTCTGCCCGCGGCCTGCTTGGAGCTGGACCGGGGCGGTTTGGGACGACAGGCCCGGGTAAGAGCTTGAGGGAAGGGGAGGCGGGAGCGCTTTGGGCGGTCGGAAAGGCCAGGCGTGGTGCAGGCATCTGGGATGCACGGCCGCGGGCCGGGAGCGAGACCCCGGACCCTGGTGAGGTCGGCGGGGCTGCCGCCGACTCACCCGCTTAG